A genomic segment from Euleptes europaea isolate rEulEur1 chromosome 15, rEulEur1.hap1, whole genome shotgun sequence encodes:
- the BOLL gene encoding protein boule-like: MEADSSQTTNQMQTDSLSPSPNTVSPVPLNNPTSAPRFGTVIPNRIFVGGIDFKTNENDLRKFFSQYGCVKEVKIVNDRAGVSKGYGFITFETQEDAQKILQEAEKLNYKDKKLNIGPAIRKQQIGIPRSSIMPAAGTMYLTTSTGYPYTYHNGVAYFHTPEVASVPQPWPSRSISNSPVMVAQPVYQQPAYHYQAPAQCLPGQWQWSIPQSSASPTSFFYLHPSEITFQPLEITQDGGCVPPPLSLIEAAVPEPYSDHGVQAAYHQVYAQSAIAVPAPVMQPESIKEARIHSVRRNFSHSSSMSLKPRYARSPHFHPRKDYRSDDPMLTAPSSTDSVK; this comes from the exons ATGGAGGCCGACTCCTCG CAAACTACAAATCAGATGCAAACGGATTCTTTGTCTCCATCTCCTAACACTGTGTCGCCAGTGCCTTTAAATAACCCCACAAGTGCCCCAAGGTTTGGAACTGTGATTCCTAATCGCATCTTCGTTGGAGGAATTGATTTTAAG aCTAATGAGAATGACCTAAGGAAGTTTTTTTCCCAATATGGCTGTGTTAAAGAAGTAAAGATAGTAAATGACAGAGCAGGAGTATCAAAGGG GTATGGTTTCATCACATTTGAAACTCAGGAAGATGCACAAAAGATTCTACAAGAG GCTGAAAAGCTCAATTATAAAGATAAGAAACTGAACATTGGTCCAGCAATACGAAAACAACAAATAGGGATTCCTC GATCCAGTATAATGCCTGCAGCTGGCACGATGTACTTGACTACCTCCACTGGATATCCTTACACATACCACAATGGAGTGGCTTATTTCCATACTCCCGAAGTTGCCTCCGTTCCACAGCCGTGGCCT tcACGTTCTATTTCCAATTCCCCTGTAATGGTGGCCCAACCTGTTTATCAACAGCCTGCATATCATTATCAG GCTCCAGCGCAGTGCCTTCCAGGACAATGGCAATGGAGTATTCCACAG tCTTCTGCCTCTCCCACCTCATTCTTTTATCTGCACCCTTCTGAAATTACTTTCCAGCCACTGGAGATTACACAGGATGGTGGATGCgttcctcctcccctttccctaatAGAAGCTGCAGTTCCAGAG CCATATTCCGATCATGGTGTTCAAGCAGCCTATCATCAAGTTTATGCTCAAAGTGCTATTGCCGTGCCAGCCCCTGTGATGCAGCCGGAGTCTATTAAA gAAGCCAGGATACATTCTGTGAGAAGAAATTTTTCTCATTCTTCATCTATGAGTTTGAAGCCTCGATATGCACGAAGTCCCCATTTTCATCCTCGAAAAGATTACAGATCAGACGACCCAATGCTCACTGCTCCTTCCTCTACAGACTCTGTTAAATAG